From a single Kitasatospora azatica KCTC 9699 genomic region:
- the rplS gene encoding 50S ribosomal protein L19, translating to MSNKLAAVDAPSLRTDIPAFRAGDTLKVHVRVIEGNRSRVQVFQGVVIRRHGAGIGETFTVRKVSFNVGVERTFPVHTPIVEKIEVVTRGDVRRAKLYYLRDLRGKAAKIKEKRDR from the coding sequence ATGAGCAACAAGCTCGCTGCTGTCGACGCGCCCTCGCTGCGCACCGACATCCCGGCCTTCCGCGCCGGTGACACCCTGAAGGTCCACGTCCGGGTCATCGAGGGCAACCGCTCCCGTGTCCAGGTCTTCCAGGGCGTCGTGATCCGCCGCCACGGCGCGGGCATCGGTGAGACCTTCACCGTCCGCAAGGTGAGCTTCAACGTCGGCGTGGAGCGCACCTTCCCGGTGCACACCCCGATCGTCGAGAAGATCGAGGTCGTCACCCGCGGTGACGTCCGTCGCGCCAAGCTGTACTACCTGCGTGACCTGCGCGGCAAGGCCGCGAAGATCAAGGAGAAGCGCGACCGCTGA
- a CDS encoding TetR/AcrR family transcriptional regulator, giving the protein MAEHRQLQRAALLDAARSLLTEGGMDALTFPALAARTGLARSSVYEYFRSRAHVVEQLCEADFPLWAAEIEAGMAVCDSALSRLEAYVRGQLVLAGDPRHRAIVALSALELDEAARTRIRTAHAGLVGLVIEALGELGHQEPRLTAALLQGAVETAVKRSEGRSAEEREQIADAAVALALHGLAGPTFTVAATTAAECSGNSRA; this is encoded by the coding sequence CTGGCCGAGCACCGTCAACTTCAGCGGGCAGCCCTCCTCGATGCGGCCCGCTCGCTGCTGACCGAGGGCGGGATGGACGCGCTGACCTTTCCCGCCCTGGCCGCCCGGACCGGACTGGCCCGCTCCTCGGTGTACGAGTACTTCCGCTCCCGGGCCCATGTGGTCGAGCAGCTCTGCGAGGCGGACTTCCCGCTCTGGGCGGCCGAGATCGAGGCGGGCATGGCCGTCTGCGACAGTGCGCTCAGCCGGCTGGAGGCGTACGTCCGCGGCCAGCTGGTCCTGGCCGGCGATCCCCGGCATCGCGCCATCGTCGCGCTCTCGGCGCTGGAGCTGGACGAGGCGGCACGGACCAGGATCCGCACCGCGCACGCCGGACTGGTCGGCCTGGTCATCGAGGCGCTGGGCGAACTGGGCCACCAGGAGCCGCGCCTGACGGCGGCGCTGCTGCAGGGCGCGGTGGAGACGGCGGTCAAGCGGTCCGAGGGGCGCTCCGCCGAGGAGCGCGAACAGATCGCCGACGCCGCCGTCGCCCTCGCCCTGCACGGGCTGGCTGGGCCGACGTTCACCGTCGCCGCCACCACGGCTGCGGAGTGCAGCGGCAACAGTCGCGCCTGA
- the tsf gene encoding translation elongation factor Ts — MANISAADVKKLRELTGAGMMDCKKALDEAEGDVQKAVELLRIKGQKGVAKREGRDASNGAVAALIAEDAKAGVLVELNCETDFVAKGGKFVEVAEALAAHVAATSPADLETALASEIAAGQTVQQFVDEANATLGEKIVFRRFAQFDGDGFVAVYLHKTDPDLPPAIGVLVELDKANAEVAKDVAQHIAAFAPKYLSREDIPAEDIENERRVAEATAREEGKPEAALPKIVEGRVTGFVKENSVLEQAFAKDSKKTVAKVLEENGVALKRFARFRVGA; from the coding sequence ATGGCGAACATCTCCGCCGCGGACGTCAAGAAGCTCCGTGAGCTCACCGGCGCCGGCATGATGGACTGCAAGAAGGCGCTCGACGAGGCCGAGGGCGACGTCCAGAAGGCCGTCGAGCTGCTTCGTATCAAGGGCCAGAAGGGCGTTGCCAAGCGCGAGGGCCGCGACGCCTCCAACGGCGCCGTTGCCGCGCTGATCGCCGAGGACGCCAAGGCCGGCGTGCTCGTCGAGCTGAACTGCGAGACCGACTTCGTCGCCAAGGGTGGCAAGTTCGTCGAGGTCGCCGAGGCGCTCGCCGCCCACGTCGCCGCCACCTCCCCGGCCGACCTGGAGACCGCGCTGGCCTCCGAGATCGCCGCCGGCCAGACCGTCCAGCAGTTCGTGGACGAGGCCAACGCGACCCTGGGCGAGAAGATCGTCTTCCGTCGCTTCGCGCAGTTCGACGGTGACGGCTTCGTCGCGGTCTACCTGCACAAGACCGACCCGGACCTGCCGCCGGCCATCGGTGTCCTGGTCGAGCTCGACAAGGCCAACGCCGAGGTCGCCAAGGACGTCGCGCAGCACATCGCCGCCTTCGCGCCGAAGTACCTGTCCCGCGAGGACATCCCGGCCGAGGACATCGAGAACGAGCGCCGCGTCGCCGAGGCCACCGCTCGCGAGGAGGGCAAGCCGGAGGCCGCCCTGCCGAAGATCGTCGAGGGTCGCGTGACCGGCTTCGTCAAGGAGAACTCCGTTCTGGAGCAGGCCTTCGCGAAGGACAGCAAGAAGACCGTCGCCAAGGTCCTCGAGGAGAACGGCGTGGCCCTCAAGCGCTTCGCCCGCTTCCGCGTCGGCGCCTGA
- the lepB gene encoding signal peptidase I has translation MGDLVIGARGAGEPEGSGGRTAQSTESAGPPEPNDGAGDQGSGGYGEGGYGEGGAARHEGGAPEAVPEEIVEEPPTERKQRSFWKELPILIGIALVLALVIKTFFVQAFSIPSESMQNTLQVGDRVLVDKLTPWFGAKPDRGEVVVFHDPGGWLNEVPSQQSSNSVVRGLQDVLSFIGLMPSANEKDLIKRVVAVGGDTIECQGNGPLKVNGVALNEPYVFNTNPEFGACGQKPFGPVKVPANSIWVMGDHRDDSLDSRFHMDQPGGGSVPVKNVVGRAFVVAWPLNHWSTLPIPSTFDQKGVSGAAAVLAPPLLGVAGALPVTLVLRRRRLQD, from the coding sequence GTGGGGGATCTGGTGATCGGTGCCCGCGGTGCCGGCGAGCCTGAGGGCTCCGGCGGCCGTACGGCCCAGTCCACCGAATCCGCCGGGCCCCCGGAGCCGAACGACGGTGCCGGCGATCAGGGCTCGGGCGGGTACGGCGAAGGCGGGTACGGCGAGGGCGGTGCGGCGCGACACGAGGGCGGCGCCCCCGAAGCAGTGCCCGAGGAGATCGTCGAGGAGCCTCCCACGGAGCGCAAGCAGCGCTCCTTCTGGAAGGAACTGCCGATCCTGATCGGCATCGCCCTGGTACTGGCGCTGGTCATCAAGACCTTCTTCGTGCAGGCGTTCTCGATCCCCTCGGAGTCGATGCAGAACACCCTCCAGGTCGGCGACCGGGTGCTGGTGGACAAGCTGACGCCCTGGTTCGGCGCCAAGCCGGACCGCGGCGAGGTGGTGGTCTTCCACGACCCGGGCGGCTGGCTGAACGAGGTGCCCAGCCAGCAGAGCTCCAACTCGGTGGTTCGCGGCCTGCAGGACGTGCTGAGCTTCATCGGTCTGATGCCCTCGGCCAACGAGAAGGACCTGATCAAGCGGGTCGTCGCGGTCGGCGGCGACACCATCGAGTGCCAGGGCAACGGGCCGCTCAAGGTCAACGGCGTGGCGCTCAACGAGCCGTACGTCTTCAACACCAACCCCGAGTTCGGGGCCTGCGGACAGAAGCCGTTCGGGCCGGTCAAGGTGCCGGCGAACAGCATCTGGGTGATGGGCGACCACCGCGACGACTCGCTGGACTCGCGCTTCCACATGGACCAGCCCGGCGGCGGCAGCGTGCCGGTGAAGAACGTGGTCGGCCGCGCCTTCGTGGTGGCCTGGCCGCTGAACCACTGGTCCACACTGCCGATCCCGTCCACCTTCGACCAGAAGGGCGTCTCGGGCGCCGCGGCGGTGCTGGCACCGCCGCTGCTCGGCGTGGCGGGGGCGCTGCCGGTCACCCTGGTGCTGCGCCGACGGCGGCTGCAGGACTGA
- a CDS encoding NUDIX hydrolase, whose protein sequence is MTVAVRRREAARVLLLDAADRLLLFRGFDPAEPTRTWWITPGGGLEPGEESRQAALRELAEETGLTGIELGPPVAEELAVFSYAGRPYEQRQVFYLARTGLTDPAALDSSGCEPEEREQLRESRWWTVDQLRATTEQVYPERLAELLALLLEQGPPVVPVSL, encoded by the coding sequence ATGACGGTGGCGGTGCGGCGGCGTGAGGCGGCCCGCGTCCTGCTGCTGGACGCCGCCGACCGGCTGCTGCTGTTCCGCGGCTTCGACCCCGCCGAGCCCACCCGGACCTGGTGGATCACGCCGGGCGGCGGCCTCGAGCCCGGCGAGGAAAGCCGCCAGGCCGCCCTGCGCGAGCTGGCCGAGGAGACCGGTCTGACCGGCATCGAGCTCGGCCCGCCGGTCGCCGAGGAGCTGGCGGTCTTCAGCTACGCCGGGCGGCCCTACGAGCAGCGGCAGGTCTTCTACCTCGCCCGCACCGGGCTGACCGACCCGGCCGCCCTGGACAGCTCCGGCTGCGAGCCCGAGGAGCGCGAGCAACTGCGCGAGTCCCGCTGGTGGACGGTGGACCAACTGCGCGCCACCACGGAACAGGTCTACCCCGAGCGGCTGGCGGAGCTGCTGGCCCTACTGCTGGAGCAGGGGCCGCCAGTCGTCCCGGTCAGCCTCTGA
- a CDS encoding DUF2469 domain-containing protein has product MSAEDLEKYETEMELKLYREYKDVVGLFKYVIETERRFYLTNDYELQVHSVQGEVFFEVSMADAWVWDMYRPARFVRKVRVLTFKDVNIEELAKSDLELPSDDAGFGN; this is encoded by the coding sequence ATGAGTGCCGAAGATCTCGAGAAGTACGAGACCGAGATGGAGCTCAAGCTCTACCGGGAGTACAAGGACGTCGTCGGCCTCTTCAAGTACGTGATCGAGACGGAGCGCCGGTTCTACCTCACCAATGACTACGAGCTGCAGGTGCACTCGGTGCAGGGGGAGGTGTTCTTCGAGGTCTCGATGGCCGACGCCTGGGTCTGGGACATGTACCGGCCGGCCAGATTCGTCCGCAAGGTGCGGGTGCTGACGTTCAAGGACGTCAACATCGAGGAGCTGGCGAAGAGCGACCTGGAGCTGCCCTCGGACGATGCGGGCTTCGGGAACTGA
- the lepB gene encoding signal peptidase I produces MGTRGRSTPAAERRTEDRSARRGRAERRRTAQRAARKRRRSLLRELPIIAVVALLIALTLKTFFVQVFVIPSGSMEQTIQIGDRVLVDKLTPWFGSTPHRGDVVVFKDPGGWLENERHPDTDGAVTKGVKEVFSYVGLLPSSSEQDLIKRVIGVGGDTVVCCDDRGRITVNGKPIDEPYLAPGNPPSRTPFRVTVPPGRLWVMGDHRDLSADSRYHMTGPDQGTVPLSNVVGRAFLIAWPLGRFQGVTQPSYPTLSAAGQPGQSDVSRPDLLEPSLVMGMLGVWPTVLRRRRRHGSTAGPVDRPARGKTRVGRPG; encoded by the coding sequence ATGGGGACCAGGGGTAGGAGCACACCCGCCGCCGAACGGCGCACCGAGGACCGGTCGGCCCGGCGCGGCCGGGCCGAGCGGCGTCGGACCGCCCAGCGGGCGGCCCGCAAGCGCCGCCGATCGCTGCTGCGCGAGCTGCCGATCATCGCGGTGGTCGCGCTGCTGATCGCGCTGACCCTGAAGACCTTCTTCGTGCAGGTCTTCGTGATCCCGTCCGGCTCGATGGAGCAGACCATCCAGATCGGCGACCGGGTGCTGGTCGACAAGCTCACCCCCTGGTTCGGCAGCACCCCGCACCGCGGCGACGTGGTGGTCTTCAAGGACCCGGGCGGCTGGCTGGAGAACGAGCGGCACCCGGACACCGACGGGGCGGTCACCAAGGGCGTCAAGGAGGTCTTCAGCTACGTCGGTCTGCTGCCCTCCTCGAGCGAGCAGGACCTGATCAAGCGGGTGATCGGGGTCGGCGGCGACACCGTGGTCTGCTGCGACGACCGGGGCCGGATCACCGTCAACGGCAAGCCGATCGACGAGCCGTACCTGGCCCCGGGCAACCCGCCCTCGCGCACCCCGTTCCGGGTCACCGTGCCACCCGGGCGGCTGTGGGTGATGGGCGACCACCGCGACCTGTCGGCCGACTCCCGCTACCACATGACCGGCCCCGACCAGGGCACGGTGCCGCTCTCGAACGTGGTCGGGCGGGCCTTCCTGATCGCCTGGCCGCTCGGCCGGTTCCAAGGCGTGACGCAGCCGAGCTACCCGACCCTGTCGGCCGCCGGGCAGCCCGGTCAATCCGATGTGTCGAGGCCGGATCTCCTGGAACCGTCACTCGTTATGGGGATGTTGGGTGTCTGGCCGACCGTGCTGCGGCGCAGGCGCCGGCACGGGTCGACCGCCGGACCGGTTGATCGCCCGGCGCGTGGGAAGACCCGGGTGGGACGCCCGGGGTGA
- a CDS encoding YraN family protein, whose protein sequence is MIAVQNAQQALGRYGEEVAVRRLGQDGLRVLERNWRCAQGELDIIALDGDTVAVCEVKTRSEHGFQQPAEGLGPVKAERLRRLAERWLTERWPEHFARLAGVSAVESGPAGPAGPPGPAGTAGLLPVSLPVSLPVPLPPGGVRIDLVSVVSRARGAALVEHLRGVV, encoded by the coding sequence GTGATCGCCGTGCAGAACGCACAGCAGGCCCTCGGCCGCTACGGCGAGGAGGTGGCCGTCCGCCGACTGGGGCAGGACGGCCTGCGAGTCCTGGAACGCAACTGGCGCTGCGCCCAGGGGGAGCTCGACATCATCGCGCTGGATGGTGACACGGTTGCCGTCTGCGAGGTCAAGACCCGCTCCGAACACGGCTTCCAGCAGCCCGCGGAGGGCCTCGGCCCGGTCAAGGCCGAGCGGCTGCGTCGGCTCGCCGAACGCTGGCTGACGGAACGCTGGCCGGAACACTTCGCCCGGCTGGCGGGGGTGTCCGCCGTCGAATCCGGGCCGGCTGGGCCAGCCGGGCCGCCTGGGCCAGCTGGGACAGCCGGGCTGCTGCCGGTGTCCCTGCCGGTGTCGCTACCGGTGCCGCTGCCGCCCGGCGGTGTGCGGATCGACCTGGTGTCGGTGGTCAGCCGGGCCAGGGGCGCCGCGCTGGTCGAGCACCTGCGGGGGGTGGTCTGA
- the lepB gene encoding signal peptidase I, translating into MSSLAEETPGPAAARATPAATGPVPRRRLPGVLQAVALVLGLGMLVGGFALLAFDYAVSFVPTPSMKPTIAAGDTVLARRVDGGSIGRGDVVIFSDPLWGNETMVKRVIGVGGDTVTGDEQGRITVDGKPIDETYLAAGAPISPAFKATVPAGRLFVLGDNRNGSLDSRVHLDQLSGTIAATEVTARVEATVWPLSHLGLHGRTVAFDALTGPVAARPGPLVPLAWTTVAGAVVIVLTSLTGPVAGLARRLRGRR; encoded by the coding sequence ATGAGCAGCCTCGCCGAAGAGACGCCCGGCCCCGCGGCTGCCCGTGCCACGCCCGCCGCCACCGGGCCCGTCCCGCGCCGGCGGCTCCCGGGCGTGCTGCAGGCGGTGGCGCTGGTGCTCGGCCTGGGCATGCTGGTCGGCGGCTTCGCCCTGCTGGCGTTCGACTACGCCGTCTCCTTCGTGCCGACCCCTTCGATGAAGCCGACCATCGCGGCCGGTGACACCGTGCTGGCCCGCCGGGTGGACGGGGGCTCGATCGGGCGCGGCGACGTGGTGATCTTCAGCGACCCGCTCTGGGGCAACGAGACCATGGTCAAGCGGGTGATCGGGGTCGGCGGCGACACCGTGACCGGCGACGAGCAGGGCCGGATCACGGTCGACGGCAAGCCGATCGACGAGACCTACCTGGCCGCCGGCGCCCCGATCAGCCCGGCCTTCAAGGCCACCGTTCCGGCCGGGCGGCTCTTCGTGCTCGGCGACAACCGCAACGGCTCGCTGGACTCCCGGGTGCACCTGGACCAGCTGTCCGGCACCATCGCCGCCACCGAGGTGACCGCCCGGGTGGAGGCCACCGTCTGGCCGCTGTCCCACCTCGGCCTGCACGGACGTACGGTGGCCTTCGACGCGCTGACCGGCCCGGTCGCGGCCCGGCCCGGGCCACTGGTGCCGCTGGCCTGGACGACGGTGGCGGGCGCGGTGGTGATCGTGCTGACCTCGCTGACCGGGCCGGTCGCCGGGCTGGCGCGGCGGCTGCGCGGGAGGCGATGA
- the rpsB gene encoding 30S ribosomal protein S2, whose amino-acid sequence MAVVTMRELLESGVHFGHQTRRWNPKMKRFIFTERNGIYIIDLLQSLNYIDRAFEFVKETVAHGGSVLFVGTKKQAQEAIAEQATRVGMPYVNQRWLGGMLTNFSTVYKRLQRLKELGELDFSDVAGSGLTKKELLVLQREHDKLEKTLGGIRDMQRVPSAVWIVDTKKEHIAVGEARKLNIPVVAILDTNCDPDEVDYKIPGNDDAIRSVTLLTRVIADAVAEGLKARAGVAKGDVKAEPGADQPLADWEQDLLATGEAKAEEAPAAAEAAAEAPAAEAPAAEAPAAEAEQA is encoded by the coding sequence ATGGCCGTCGTCACGATGCGGGAGCTGCTGGAGAGCGGCGTCCACTTCGGTCACCAGACCCGTCGTTGGAACCCGAAGATGAAGCGCTTCATCTTCACGGAGCGCAACGGCATCTACATCATCGACCTGCTGCAGTCGCTGAACTACATCGACCGCGCCTTCGAGTTCGTCAAGGAGACCGTTGCCCACGGCGGCAGCGTCCTCTTCGTCGGCACCAAGAAGCAGGCCCAGGAGGCCATCGCCGAGCAGGCCACCCGCGTGGGCATGCCCTACGTGAACCAGCGCTGGCTCGGCGGCATGCTGACCAACTTCTCCACCGTCTACAAGCGTCTGCAGCGCCTCAAGGAGCTCGGCGAGCTGGACTTCTCGGACGTGGCCGGCTCCGGCCTCACCAAGAAGGAGCTCCTGGTCCTCCAGCGCGAGCACGACAAGCTGGAGAAGACCCTCGGCGGTATCCGCGACATGCAGCGCGTGCCCAGCGCTGTCTGGATCGTGGACACCAAGAAGGAGCACATCGCGGTCGGCGAGGCCCGCAAGCTCAACATCCCGGTTGTCGCGATCCTCGACACCAACTGCGACCCCGACGAGGTCGACTACAAGATCCCCGGCAACGACGACGCGATCCGCTCCGTCACCCTGCTGACCCGGGTGATCGCCGACGCCGTCGCCGAGGGCCTCAAGGCCCGCGCCGGTGTCGCCAAGGGCGATGTCAAGGCCGAGCCGGGTGCCGACCAGCCGCTGGCCGACTGGGAGCAGGACCTGCTGGCGACCGGTGAGGCGAAGGCCGAGGAGGCCCCCGCCGCCGCCGAGGCTGCTGCCGAGGCCCCCGCTGCCGAGGCTCCGGCCGCTGAGGCTCCGGCCGCCGAGGCCGAGCAGGCCTGA
- the dprA gene encoding DNA-processing protein DprA has protein sequence MTGRQPELGGGYQPTLDLPGTSPAAPPPGPAGSADRERLARAALTRLVEPGNSAIGHWLRARPAAELIQLLRGGDRHPELRIDRQRLAALRNRLATIDPVADLDRIRSLGGRFLTCADAEWPSQLTDLAETAPIGLWVLGTGSLRLLALRSVAVVGSRACTAYGAHVATELAAELAERGWVVSSGAAYGIDAAAHRGALAVGGMTVGVLASGVDVEYPRGNSGLIRRIREQGQLVSEHPPGEHPNRFRFVLRNRVLAALTRGTVVVEAAHRSGALSTARRAIELNRHTMGVCGPVTSELSAGVHELIRGGGATLVTSAAEVIEQIGAIGADLAPLHRSLDHPRDLLDRAAAQVLEAIPAGRTGAPVGALALRTGLSPDQVLKQLYELCSLGFVQRAGSHWRVIR, from the coding sequence GTGACGGGCCGTCAGCCGGAGCTGGGCGGCGGGTACCAGCCCACACTCGACCTCCCCGGGACGAGTCCGGCCGCGCCACCTCCCGGACCTGCCGGATCCGCCGATCGGGAGCGGTTGGCCCGGGCCGCGCTGACCAGGTTGGTCGAGCCGGGCAACAGCGCCATCGGGCACTGGCTACGAGCCCGCCCCGCCGCCGAGCTGATCCAGCTGCTGCGAGGCGGTGACCGCCACCCGGAACTGAGGATCGACCGGCAGCGGCTCGCCGCCCTGCGCAACCGGCTGGCCACCATCGACCCGGTCGCCGATCTCGATCGCATCCGTTCACTCGGCGGCCGCTTCCTGACCTGTGCCGACGCCGAGTGGCCGAGCCAGCTCACCGACCTGGCCGAGACCGCGCCGATCGGCCTGTGGGTACTGGGCACCGGGTCGCTGCGGTTGCTCGCCCTACGATCGGTGGCCGTGGTCGGCTCCCGCGCCTGCACCGCCTACGGTGCCCACGTAGCCACCGAGCTCGCCGCCGAGCTGGCCGAGCGCGGCTGGGTGGTCAGCTCCGGCGCCGCCTACGGCATCGACGCGGCCGCGCACCGCGGCGCACTGGCGGTCGGCGGCATGACCGTGGGCGTGCTCGCCTCCGGGGTGGACGTCGAGTACCCGCGCGGCAACAGCGGCCTGATCCGCCGGATCCGTGAACAGGGCCAACTGGTCAGCGAGCACCCGCCGGGCGAGCACCCCAACCGCTTCCGGTTCGTGCTGCGGAACCGGGTACTGGCGGCGCTCACCAGGGGCACCGTGGTGGTGGAGGCCGCGCACCGCAGCGGGGCGCTCAGCACGGCTCGCCGGGCGATCGAGCTGAACCGGCACACCATGGGCGTCTGTGGACCGGTCACCTCCGAGCTGTCGGCGGGCGTGCATGAGCTGATCCGGGGCGGCGGCGCCACCCTGGTCACCAGTGCCGCCGAGGTGATCGAGCAGATCGGCGCGATCGGTGCGGACCTGGCGCCGCTGCACCGCTCGCTGGACCACCCGCGCGACCTGCTGGACCGGGCTGCCGCCCAGGTGCTGGAGGCGATCCCGGCCGGCCGCACCGGCGCACCGGTCGGCGCCCTCGCGCTGCGCACCGGCCTGTCCCCGGACCAGGTGCTCAAGCAGCTCTACGAGCTCTGCTCGCTCGGCTTCGTCCAGCGAGCGGGATCGCACTGGAGGGTGATCCGGTGA
- a CDS encoding YifB family Mg chelatase-like AAA ATPase, whose translation MAFARTCSVALIGVDGVVVEVQADLEPGVAAFTLVGLPDKALSEARDRVRAAVVNSGEAWPQRKLTVGLSPASVPKSGSGFDLAVACAVLAAAERLPPPAIADLLIIGELGLDGRVRPVRGVLPSVLAAAEAGFRQVVVAEQTAAEAALVPGVSVLGVRSLRQLIALLTDAEVPEEPPDRMAGSPDPLMAGLLLPGAAVRRGTADPEFGPDLGDVAGQYEARRALEIAAAGGHHLYLKGPPGAGKTMLAERLPGLLPPLTRSEALEVTAVHSVAGLLPPGRPLVDLPPYCAPHHSTTMPAIIGGGSGLPRPGAVSLAHRGVLFLDEAPEFPVRVLDALRQPLESGEVVIARSAGSLRLPANFLLCLAANPCPCGRYSRRGEGCDCTPVMVSRYQGRLSGPLLDRVDLRVQVEPVTRAELLERDQLAERTAVVAERVRTARERAAARYTGTPWRTNAQVPGRELRSRWRPDPGALVEAEREMERGLLTARGLDRVLRVAWTVADLAGRDAPGAAELRTALVLRRGFPSGVRPLGGLL comes from the coding sequence ATGGCCTTCGCCCGGACCTGCTCGGTGGCCCTGATCGGCGTGGACGGCGTGGTGGTCGAGGTACAGGCCGACCTTGAACCCGGCGTGGCCGCCTTCACCTTGGTGGGCCTGCCCGACAAGGCACTCAGCGAGGCCCGCGACCGGGTCAGGGCTGCCGTGGTCAACAGCGGCGAGGCCTGGCCGCAGCGCAAACTCACCGTCGGGCTCAGCCCCGCCTCGGTGCCCAAGAGCGGCAGCGGCTTCGACCTGGCCGTGGCCTGCGCGGTGCTGGCGGCGGCCGAGCGGCTGCCCCCGCCCGCCATCGCCGACCTGCTGATCATCGGTGAGCTGGGACTGGACGGCCGGGTCCGCCCGGTGCGCGGAGTGCTGCCCTCGGTGCTGGCCGCCGCCGAGGCAGGGTTTCGGCAGGTGGTGGTCGCCGAGCAGACCGCGGCCGAGGCGGCCCTGGTCCCCGGCGTCTCGGTGCTCGGCGTCCGCAGCCTGCGCCAACTGATCGCGCTGCTCACCGACGCCGAGGTGCCCGAGGAACCGCCCGACCGGATGGCCGGCAGCCCCGATCCGCTGATGGCGGGACTGCTGCTGCCGGGCGCGGCCGTGCGTCGGGGCACCGCCGATCCCGAGTTCGGGCCTGACCTGGGCGATGTCGCCGGTCAGTACGAGGCCCGGCGGGCCCTGGAGATCGCCGCGGCCGGTGGCCACCACCTCTACCTCAAGGGCCCGCCGGGCGCCGGCAAGACGATGCTCGCCGAGCGGCTGCCGGGCCTGCTGCCGCCGTTGACCAGGTCCGAGGCGCTCGAGGTGACGGCCGTTCACTCGGTCGCCGGGCTGCTGCCGCCAGGGCGCCCGCTGGTCGACCTGCCGCCCTACTGCGCCCCGCACCACTCGACCACGATGCCCGCGATCATCGGCGGCGGCAGCGGTCTGCCCCGCCCCGGCGCCGTCTCGCTGGCCCACCGCGGAGTGCTCTTCCTGGACGAGGCACCCGAGTTCCCGGTCCGGGTGCTGGACGCGCTGCGGCAGCCGCTGGAGTCCGGCGAGGTGGTGATCGCCCGCTCCGCCGGGTCGCTGCGGCTGCCCGCCAACTTCCTGCTCTGCCTGGCCGCGAACCCCTGCCCGTGCGGGCGGTACTCCCGGCGGGGCGAGGGGTGCGACTGCACGCCGGTGATGGTGAGCCGCTATCAGGGGCGGTTGTCCGGGCCGCTGCTGGACCGGGTGGACCTGCGGGTCCAGGTCGAGCCGGTGACCAGGGCCGAGCTACTCGAACGGGACCAGCTCGCCGAGCGGACGGCGGTGGTGGCCGAGCGGGTCCGTACCGCCCGGGAGCGCGCGGCCGCGCGCTACACCGGGACTCCGTGGCGCACCAACGCCCAGGTACCGGGCCGCGAACTGCGCTCCCGCTGGCGCCCCGACCCGGGGGCCCTGGTGGAGGCCGAACGCGAGATGGAGCGCGGGCTGCTCACCGCCCGCGGCCTGGACCGGGTGCTGCGGGTCGCCTGGACGGTCGCCGACCTGGCCGGCCGGGACGCCCCCGGCGCCGCCGAACTGCGCACGGCCCTGGTGTTGCGACGCGGCTTCCCCAGCGGTGTCCGCCCGCTCGGCGGTCTGCTGTGA
- the lepB gene encoding signal peptidase I, with protein MSTHEPIADRDGTSVPSGADQPSRSAAVSGLLGWRWRDLAKLLAVCVLVLLLVNAFVAQPFVVPSASMENALRPGDRLLVNKLAYQFGGSVHRGDVVVFDGTDSFVPGGDNSIGIGTELSRLAASLGLGSGDGSVFVKRVIGVGGDRVTYRVGEDELTVNGVRLAESDYLFPGDAPSAVGFDIKVPAGELFLLGDHRSNSRDSRDHLGDPGGGFVPERKVIGRADWVLFPIGHWRSLDRPAGFAAVASAGGTGGHGDQG; from the coding sequence ATGAGCACGCACGAACCGATCGCGGACCGCGACGGCACCTCGGTACCTTCGGGTGCGGACCAGCCGTCGCGGTCCGCGGCCGTTTCCGGCCTTCTCGGCTGGCGGTGGCGGGACCTGGCCAAGCTCCTCGCGGTCTGCGTCCTGGTGCTGCTGCTGGTCAACGCCTTCGTCGCGCAGCCGTTCGTGGTGCCCTCGGCCTCGATGGAGAACGCGCTGCGGCCCGGCGACCGGCTGCTGGTGAACAAACTGGCCTACCAGTTCGGCGGTTCGGTGCACCGCGGCGACGTGGTGGTCTTCGACGGCACCGACTCCTTCGTGCCGGGCGGCGACAACTCGATCGGCATCGGTACCGAGTTGAGCCGGCTCGCCGCGTCACTCGGTCTGGGCAGTGGGGACGGCTCGGTCTTCGTGAAGCGCGTGATCGGGGTCGGCGGTGACCGGGTGACCTATCGGGTGGGGGAGGACGAACTGACCGTCAACGGTGTGCGGCTGGCCGAGTCCGACTACCTGTTCCCGGGTGACGCACCGTCAGCCGTCGGCTTCGACATCAAGGTGCCGGCCGGCGAACTCTTCCTGCTCGGCGACCACCGCAGCAACTCGCGCGACTCCCGGGACCACCTCGGCGACCCGGGCGGCGGCTTCGTCCCCGAACGCAAGGTGATCGGGCGGGCCGACTGGGTGCTCTTCCCGATCGGGCACTGGCGCAGCCTGGACCGGCCTGCCGGTTTCGCCGCCGTCGCCTCGGCAGGGGGGACCGGTGGGCATGGGGACCAGGGGTAG